One Polyangiaceae bacterium genomic window carries:
- a CDS encoding VWA domain-containing protein — protein sequence MGHRSHHGYLGFAMVLGAIGVGLVACSIPGDSEPPRCNPEIAGCPEDNGVGGSGGGTFQTTAGSGGEGSGPGLTGGGGAGGAGGDGAGYVDGGVGDGGSVDPLAIPASCMGIDQVQRTFYMSADDSNSMGSPAHVRELINIGFEPNPARIRTYEFLNYYRIAYPVPAYGSLNLFPDMEQKAENPHVAEFQLGVRSFDALVPRRPMNLTFLIDTSGSMKGPGITRAKAAVKAISSMLVPGDIVSMVASDMAIEKLDGYVVTGPEDPMLLAHLDKLTTGGNSDLYTALGGAYKIAKDHANESLMNRVIMISDGGVNAGVTETMLIAQESADADKEGIYLIGIGTGPAVSYNDKLMNDVTDAGRGAYVYLDSVEEAQRIFTERFDETMDIAARSVQVEVSLPWYFRVKGISTEEISEMPVTAQHLAPNDAMVFNLEVTACDPSMYAQTDNVRIRVFWKTRVGYLDQVTEMNIPLDKLLKPGAPAMAKGRAIVAYAEALKGCGFKSNGSSLCDTEAERKKATKEKLLKARELAVLANQGGDLELEEIMSLIDKHPLIMKGL from the coding sequence ATGGGTCATAGGAGTCATCACGGTTATCTAGGTTTCGCAATGGTCCTCGGCGCGATAGGTGTGGGGCTGGTTGCTTGCAGTATTCCTGGTGACTCCGAGCCTCCCCGCTGCAATCCTGAGATTGCCGGGTGCCCCGAAGACAACGGTGTGGGTGGTTCTGGTGGCGGTACCTTTCAGACGACGGCCGGATCGGGTGGTGAGGGCAGTGGACCTGGTCTCACTGGTGGCGGTGGCGCCGGTGGCGCCGGTGGTGACGGCGCTGGCTACGTCGATGGGGGAGTCGGAGATGGGGGCTCGGTTGATCCTTTGGCCATTCCAGCGTCCTGCATGGGCATCGACCAAGTTCAGCGAACGTTTTACATGTCCGCCGATGATTCGAATTCGATGGGATCACCTGCGCATGTAAGGGAATTGATCAACATCGGATTCGAACCGAACCCCGCGAGAATTCGTACCTACGAGTTCCTCAATTATTACCGTATTGCGTATCCTGTGCCGGCGTACGGCTCGCTGAACCTCTTCCCCGACATGGAGCAGAAGGCCGAAAACCCTCACGTCGCCGAATTTCAGCTCGGCGTTCGCTCCTTCGACGCGCTCGTTCCGCGCCGTCCGATGAATCTCACGTTCCTGATCGATACGTCCGGCTCCATGAAGGGCCCCGGGATCACCCGCGCCAAAGCCGCTGTGAAGGCCATTTCGTCAATGCTCGTGCCCGGAGACATCGTGAGCATGGTCGCGTCTGATATGGCAATCGAAAAGCTCGATGGGTACGTGGTCACGGGGCCGGAAGATCCAATGCTGCTTGCCCATCTCGACAAGCTCACGACAGGCGGAAATTCCGATTTGTATACGGCGCTCGGCGGAGCTTACAAGATTGCGAAGGACCATGCGAACGAGAGCTTGATGAATCGCGTCATCATGATCAGCGACGGTGGCGTGAATGCAGGCGTCACGGAAACGATGCTCATCGCCCAAGAAAGCGCCGATGCGGACAAAGAGGGGATTTATCTCATTGGCATCGGCACGGGACCTGCGGTTTCGTACAACGACAAGCTCATGAACGACGTGACCGACGCGGGTCGCGGTGCGTATGTGTATTTGGACAGTGTCGAAGAGGCGCAACGCATTTTCACGGAGCGTTTCGACGAAACGATGGACATTGCAGCGCGAAGCGTCCAAGTCGAAGTGAGTCTGCCTTGGTACTTCCGCGTCAAGGGCATATCCACCGAAGAAATCAGCGAAATGCCCGTAACGGCGCAGCATCTCGCTCCCAATGACGCGATGGTGTTCAATCTCGAGGTCACCGCTTGCGATCCCAGCATGTATGCGCAAACGGATAACGTCCGCATCCGAGTCTTCTGGAAGACGCGCGTCGGTTATCTCGATCAGGTGACGGAGATGAACATTCCACTAGACAAACTATTGAAGCCCGGTGCGCCCGCAATGGCCAAAGGACGCGCGATCGTGGCGTATGCCGAAGCCCTCAAAGGATGCGGATTCAAGAGCAACGGCTCGAGCCTGTGCGACACCGAAGCCGAGCGCAAAAAGGCCACGAAAGAGAAACTCCTGAAAGCACGCGAATTGGCAGTCTTGGCAAATCAAGGCGGTGACCTCGAGCTCGAGGAAATTATGTCCCTCATCGACAAACACCCGCTGATCATGAAGGGGTTATAG
- a CDS encoding VWA domain-containing protein, producing MNSRIHLGYVGFALVLSAIGVMVGACAQDADFAALECGAGGSGDVICSQPPGSTGTMGGEGGHGASTVPPTGSGGSGGDGAGYFDAGAGDAEPIAPPPDIPSGCIDMSMDKSPRTFYMSADDSNSMGSPAHVRELIHLGFEPSPSRIRTYEFLNYYRIAYPAPVYGSLNLFPELEQKTETPQVAEFQLGVRSFDALVPRRPMNLTFLIDTSGSMKGPGLDRAKAAVKAISSMLVPGDIVSMLATNADIEKLDGYVVAGPEDPMLLGHLDKLTTGGNSDLYTALVEAYKIAKGHANESLMNRVIMISDGGVNAGVTETDLIASESDDADKEGVYLIGVGTGPAVSYNDHLMNAVTDAGRGAYVYLDSVEEAKRIFTERFDETMDIAARSVQVEVTLPWYFRVKGISTEEISEAPVTAQHLAPNDAMVFNLEITACDPMVYEFGENVRIRAFWQTRVGYLNKTTEVNVPLNSLKNPMMKALPKGRAIVAYAEALKGCGFKSSGASLCDTEAERKKATKEKLLKARELAVLANQGGDVELDEIISIIDKHPLIMTGL from the coding sequence ATGAATTCGAGGATTCATCTTGGTTATGTAGGATTTGCTTTGGTTTTGAGTGCGATTGGCGTCATGGTGGGGGCCTGTGCCCAGGATGCCGATTTCGCTGCGCTCGAATGTGGTGCGGGGGGCAGCGGCGATGTAATATGTAGTCAGCCACCAGGCTCGACGGGAACCATGGGCGGTGAAGGCGGGCACGGGGCCAGCACCGTCCCCCCTACCGGCTCGGGTGGGTCAGGCGGCGACGGGGCCGGGTATTTCGATGCTGGCGCTGGCGACGCGGAGCCTATTGCGCCACCACCGGATATTCCCTCGGGTTGTATCGATATGAGTATGGATAAATCGCCGAGGACTTTTTACATGTCCGCCGACGATTCGAATTCGATGGGATCGCCCGCGCACGTGAGGGAATTGATCCATCTTGGATTCGAGCCGAGCCCCAGCAGAATTCGCACCTACGAATTCCTCAATTATTACCGCATTGCATACCCTGCGCCGGTATATGGCTCGCTGAACCTTTTTCCCGAACTGGAGCAGAAGACCGAAACCCCTCAAGTCGCTGAATTCCAGCTTGGCGTTCGTTCCTTCGACGCGCTCGTTCCGCGCCGTCCGATGAACCTCACGTTCTTGATCGATACCTCCGGCTCCATGAAGGGCCCTGGGCTCGACCGCGCCAAAGCCGCCGTGAAAGCGATTTCTTCGATGCTCGTGCCCGGAGACATCGTGAGCATGCTCGCGACGAATGCGGATATCGAAAAGCTCGATGGATACGTGGTTGCGGGGCCGGAAGACCCAATGCTGCTTGGCCATCTCGACAAGCTCACGACGGGAGGAAATTCCGATTTGTATACGGCGCTCGTCGAGGCTTACAAGATTGCGAAGGGCCATGCAAACGAGAGCTTGATGAATCGCGTCATCATGATCAGCGATGGCGGCGTGAATGCAGGCGTCACGGAAACGGATCTCATTGCCTCCGAAAGTGACGATGCGGACAAAGAAGGGGTGTATCTCATTGGTGTCGGCACGGGACCTGCCGTCTCGTACAACGATCACCTCATGAATGCCGTCACCGACGCGGGGCGCGGTGCGTACGTGTATCTCGACAGCGTCGAAGAAGCGAAACGCATTTTCACCGAGCGATTCGACGAAACGATGGACATTGCAGCGCGCAGCGTCCAGGTCGAGGTGACATTGCCGTGGTACTTCCGCGTCAAGGGGATTTCCACGGAAGAAATCAGCGAAGCTCCTGTGACGGCACAACACCTCGCCCCCAATGACGCAATGGTGTTCAATCTCGAAATCACCGCTTGCGATCCCATGGTGTACGAATTTGGTGAAAATGTCCGCATTCGTGCATTTTGGCAAACGCGCGTGGGTTATCTCAATAAGACGACCGAAGTGAACGTGCCACTCAACTCGCTCAAGAATCCAATGATGAAAGCGTTGCCCAAAGGACGCGCCATCGTGGCGTATGCCGAGGCCCTCAAAGGATGCGGATTCAAGAGCAGCGGCGCGAGCCTCTGCGACACCGAAGCGGAGCGCAAAAAGGCCACGAAAGAGAAGCTCCTGAAAGCACGCGAATTGGCCGTCTTGGCAAATCAAGGTGGCGACGTCGAGCTCGACGAGATCATTTCCATCATCGACAAACATCCCCTGATTATGACGGGCCTGTAG
- a CDS encoding HEAT repeat domain-containing protein, with protein sequence MRSTLRTRLTGGLVTLAIALSSTIGHAFVWPNVPERIARSLASSDVSERRAAAKRISELPPELGVPLAQRALADADIDVRLLAAAAASAFSMPKAGDLVIGWLGEGDARLRRAACDVIRISPTDRSVVALGRVLGDPDPHVRVAAAAAMGSSGLSDAVSPLLGHLDDAAFEVRVEVARALGRLGDARAVVPLIGKVQDTAVEVRRAVARSLGELGDARATSALVIALQDGSQDVRIEAVKALGKLRSDEATSAIVPLIETSAADAPLPVGGVRMAQASAGSLDVRAAAYEALGRIGSEGAVRALIGALSKDDPSALRSPVRVALVQAGKPATPQLVAALSGAPTPATAAGAALVLGALHAKEGLVPTVRAMQRGALPLEHGLRALAALGSPDALPAVLELISDTDPAVRREAVRAASALLDPARPDGRAVDPARAMLLDAATPSDEKVSLVRLLGQTGSPRAQTTLVSLAGTKSRSLRLAVLEALGASGTFAPEAEAVLLGALDDEAPEVRLAAASSIARGGGGAVAGKLLERLSVAAEQDRGALALALAGALSRSTDAALVDRVAKVLPSTPDSARDGLLEGLGRMRGEASSKVLRQFVLSTIDDRRKVAEAFGGHPEAAPVLSSMLGDADPSVRANAVWSLGAVGKRDALGPIVKLLADPDVAVAGNAAGALGRIAARESAGADVRSALCGALSDGRPYVRANALTSLGLSGQRCDAGIVEGLLLRDRSEAVRMAVAGYLWTVNAAASPLPENVRRVFARCASEERSARVALQCTRTPERVAGTDDVLVFVAPAGADEPQSRAPYALVRGDGLIRMGMADRRGGLFEFSAPKGVIRLAVPAQLAR encoded by the coding sequence GTGCGTTCGACTCTTCGCACTCGTTTGACCGGTGGCCTCGTAACGCTCGCGATCGCCCTGTCGTCGACCATTGGTCACGCGTTTGTCTGGCCGAACGTTCCCGAACGTATCGCGCGATCCCTCGCGTCCTCCGATGTGTCGGAGCGAAGAGCCGCTGCCAAACGCATCTCGGAGCTGCCTCCGGAGCTGGGCGTGCCCCTTGCCCAGCGCGCGCTTGCCGATGCGGACATCGACGTGCGCTTGCTCGCGGCTGCTGCGGCGAGCGCGTTCTCCATGCCGAAGGCCGGTGACCTCGTCATCGGATGGCTCGGCGAAGGCGATGCGCGCTTGCGTCGTGCAGCATGCGACGTCATTCGCATCTCCCCCACGGATCGCTCCGTCGTCGCGCTCGGTCGCGTGCTCGGCGACCCGGATCCTCACGTTCGAGTCGCAGCGGCTGCGGCCATGGGTAGCTCGGGTTTGTCCGATGCCGTGTCTCCACTGCTCGGTCATCTCGACGATGCAGCGTTCGAGGTGCGCGTGGAGGTTGCGCGTGCGCTGGGAAGGCTCGGCGATGCGCGCGCGGTCGTGCCGCTCATCGGCAAAGTGCAAGACACCGCGGTCGAAGTGAGGCGAGCCGTCGCTCGGTCGCTCGGCGAGCTTGGTGATGCAAGGGCCACGAGCGCGCTCGTGATCGCGCTCCAGGATGGTTCGCAAGACGTGCGCATCGAAGCCGTCAAGGCGCTTGGAAAATTGCGTTCGGACGAAGCGACGTCGGCCATCGTTCCGCTCATCGAAACATCGGCGGCCGATGCTCCTTTGCCCGTAGGTGGCGTGCGCATGGCTCAGGCGTCCGCAGGCTCGCTCGACGTGCGTGCAGCGGCCTATGAAGCGCTTGGACGCATTGGTTCCGAAGGTGCCGTGCGAGCTTTGATCGGCGCGCTGTCGAAGGACGATCCGAGCGCGTTGCGATCGCCCGTGCGCGTCGCGCTCGTGCAGGCAGGCAAGCCTGCGACGCCGCAGCTCGTCGCCGCGTTGTCCGGCGCGCCAACGCCTGCAACGGCTGCAGGTGCGGCGCTCGTGCTGGGCGCGCTTCACGCCAAGGAGGGCCTCGTGCCAACGGTGCGAGCGATGCAACGGGGCGCGCTGCCGCTCGAACATGGCTTGCGTGCGCTCGCGGCGCTCGGTTCTCCCGATGCATTGCCGGCCGTGCTGGAGCTCATCTCCGACACGGATCCCGCCGTTCGTCGCGAAGCCGTGCGCGCGGCATCCGCGCTGCTCGATCCGGCGCGTCCCGATGGTCGAGCCGTCGATCCGGCGCGCGCGATGCTCCTCGATGCAGCGACACCGAGCGATGAAAAGGTTTCGCTCGTGCGTTTGCTTGGACAAACCGGTTCGCCGCGCGCGCAGACGACGCTCGTTTCGCTTGCTGGAACGAAGTCGCGAAGCCTGCGTCTCGCCGTGCTCGAAGCTCTTGGTGCGTCGGGCACGTTCGCGCCCGAAGCCGAGGCCGTGCTGCTCGGCGCGCTCGATGACGAGGCGCCGGAAGTGCGTCTCGCGGCGGCGTCGTCGATTGCGCGCGGTGGAGGTGGAGCCGTTGCAGGGAAGCTGCTCGAAAGGCTTTCTGTCGCGGCCGAGCAGGATCGCGGAGCGCTCGCCTTGGCGCTTGCAGGGGCGCTGTCACGGTCGACCGACGCGGCGCTCGTGGATCGCGTTGCCAAGGTGTTGCCGTCGACGCCAGACTCCGCGCGCGATGGCCTGCTCGAGGGGCTCGGGCGCATGCGAGGTGAGGCGAGCAGCAAGGTGCTCCGGCAGTTTGTCCTTTCGACCATCGATGATCGTCGCAAGGTCGCCGAAGCGTTCGGGGGGCATCCGGAAGCTGCGCCGGTGCTTTCGTCGATGCTCGGAGATGCCGATCCGTCCGTTCGTGCGAACGCCGTTTGGTCGCTCGGCGCCGTGGGCAAACGGGACGCGCTTGGGCCAATCGTCAAACTTTTGGCGGATCCCGATGTCGCGGTGGCCGGCAATGCGGCTGGCGCGCTTGGTCGTATTGCAGCCCGCGAATCCGCGGGCGCGGATGTTCGTTCGGCGCTTTGCGGAGCGCTGTCGGATGGCAGACCTTACGTGCGAGCCAACGCATTGACGTCGCTGGGACTGTCGGGTCAGCGATGCGATGCGGGAATCGTCGAGGGGCTTTTGCTGCGGGATCGATCCGAGGCTGTGCGAATGGCGGTGGCGGGATATTTGTGGACCGTCAATGCGGCTGCGAGCCCACTTCCGGAAAACGTGCGCCGCGTGTTTGCTCGTTGTGCGAGCGAGGAGCGGAGTGCGCGGGTTGCATTGCAATGTACGCGTACGCCCGAGCGGGTGGCGGGGACCGATGATGTCCTCGTATTCGTGGCGCCTGCGGGTGCGGACGAGCCGCAATCGCGAGCGCCGTATGCGCTCGTGCGAGGTGACGGGCTCATTCGAATGGGAATGGCGGATCGGCGCGGCGGGCTTTTCGAGTTTTCAGCGCCGAAAGGCGTCATTCGACTTGCGGTGCCGGCGCAGTTGGCGCGCTGA
- a CDS encoding DUF2064 domain-containing protein, translated as MADSRHQPTVRPQRLALGVLAKAPVAGAVKRRLSPPLTPPRAVELASALLSDVLSVLTLLPMGYRAVLCDSDEARDALKANLPPRWQVAAPGGTSLDTRIAKGLDHLFATGVEAAGIITSDTPLVSLDELYEGLMWLTKRRGLLLGPTTAGGLYIVAMTHAEPGLFSGLDWTSPGVAKRLEERASALKIETKLLPEVSEIETPDDLKQFVKDMSGPNKPIGGLPACTALLSGSDFARFK; from the coding sequence GTGGCTGATTCTCGACACCAACCCACCGTCCGCCCGCAACGTCTCGCACTCGGCGTGCTTGCCAAAGCTCCGGTCGCGGGCGCCGTCAAACGTCGTTTGAGCCCACCGCTCACGCCCCCGCGAGCGGTGGAGCTTGCGTCGGCGCTTTTGTCGGATGTCTTGAGTGTGCTCACGCTTTTGCCCATGGGTTATCGCGCGGTCCTGTGCGATTCCGACGAAGCGCGTGATGCACTGAAAGCGAATCTGCCTCCGCGCTGGCAAGTGGCTGCACCGGGCGGCACGTCGCTCGACACGCGAATCGCCAAAGGACTCGATCACTTGTTTGCAACGGGTGTCGAAGCCGCCGGCATCATCACCAGCGATACGCCGCTCGTGTCCCTCGACGAGCTCTACGAAGGACTCATGTGGCTGACGAAGCGGCGTGGTCTGCTCCTCGGCCCAACGACCGCGGGCGGCCTATACATCGTGGCCATGACGCATGCCGAGCCTGGGCTTTTCAGCGGCCTCGATTGGACGTCCCCAGGCGTTGCGAAGCGTCTCGAAGAGCGAGCCAGCGCGTTGAAGATCGAAACGAAGCTGCTTCCCGAGGTGTCCGAGATCGAAACGCCGGACGACTTGAAGCAGTTTGTCAAGGACATGAGCGGCCCGAACAAACCGATCGGCGGACTGCCCGCATGCACGGCGCTACTGAGCGGCAGCGACTTCGCGCGGTTCAAGTAG
- a CDS encoding NTP transferase domain-containing protein → MKRAIVLAAGTGSRLVSGEVFPKPLKSVAGIPLLLRILRTLADEGIREVVIVTGYKQDLIRAALESDGTLGLTITFVTNTQFERKNGVSLLAAREFVEPNTLLTMADHLYAPAIVRRLNAFDLPEEAAALGVDRAIGRCFDIDDATKVRTDSRFITDIGKELPTYDALDTGVFRIGPSLVASLDELYAAHGDCSLSDGVRALARRGLFFACDVGDARWIDVDTPQALAEAETMLRLFGDSLDREAVRPRPRPVSFQGLASVAADAE, encoded by the coding sequence ATGAAACGAGCCATCGTGCTCGCAGCAGGAACCGGCTCGCGCCTCGTGAGCGGCGAGGTGTTCCCGAAACCGTTGAAGTCGGTTGCGGGCATCCCTCTTCTCCTTCGCATTCTGCGCACGCTGGCGGACGAAGGCATCCGTGAAGTCGTGATCGTCACTGGGTACAAGCAGGATCTCATCCGCGCGGCACTCGAGTCCGACGGCACGCTTGGTTTGACCATCACGTTCGTCACCAACACGCAGTTCGAAAGGAAAAACGGCGTGTCGTTGCTCGCTGCGCGCGAGTTTGTCGAACCAAACACGCTGCTGACGATGGCCGATCACCTCTACGCGCCTGCCATCGTGCGGCGACTGAATGCGTTCGATCTGCCCGAGGAGGCAGCAGCGCTCGGCGTCGATCGCGCCATCGGTCGCTGCTTCGACATCGATGATGCGACGAAGGTTCGCACCGATTCCCGATTCATCACCGACATCGGCAAAGAGCTTCCGACGTACGACGCGCTCGACACGGGCGTGTTTCGCATTGGCCCTTCGCTCGTTGCTTCGCTCGACGAGCTGTACGCGGCGCACGGCGATTGTTCCTTGTCCGACGGGGTGCGAGCGCTCGCGCGTCGAGGGCTGTTTTTCGCTTGCGACGTGGGCGATGCACGCTGGATTGACGTCGACACTCCGCAGGCTCTCGCGGAAGCCGAGACGATGTTGCGACTCTTCGGCGACAGCCTCGATCGCGAAGCGGTTCGTCCGCGTCCGCGACCCGTATCGTTTCAGGGGCTTGCGAGCGTCGCAGCAGACGCGGAGTAG
- a CDS encoding inositol-3-phosphate synthase: MKQPQEVKKPEGKLAVLLPGLGAVSTTTIAGVMLARRGLALPIGSLTQLATIRLGKRTENRSPLIRDFLPLASLPELEFGGWDLFPDDAYESAKHAEVLESRHLDLVRDELATVKPMKAVFYPEYVKRLHGPHVKTGSNKADMVEQVRHDIRTFVKEKECSRAVAVWCGSTEVYFPPTDVHASIESFEAGLSKNDPAISNSQIYAWACMKERVPFANGAPNLTVDFPAAWDLAKKNEVPIAGKDFKTGQTLMKTIIAPGLKARMLGLSGWFSTNILGNRDGEVLDDPDSFKSKEVSKLGVLEYILQPHIYQDLYSKLYHKVRIEFYPPRGDAKEGWDNIDLFGWLGYPMQIKINFLCRDSILAAPIVLDLALLMDLASRAGFSGTQEWLSFYFKSPMTAPNLYPEHDLFIQSMKLKNTMRWMMGEDLITHLGNEYY; the protein is encoded by the coding sequence GTGAAGCAGCCGCAAGAAGTGAAGAAGCCCGAGGGCAAGCTCGCAGTGCTCTTGCCCGGGCTTGGAGCCGTTTCTACGACCACGATCGCTGGCGTCATGTTGGCACGCCGCGGTCTGGCGCTACCGATCGGCTCGCTAACCCAGCTCGCGACGATCCGACTGGGAAAACGTACCGAAAATCGATCACCGCTCATCCGCGACTTCCTGCCCCTCGCTTCCTTGCCCGAGCTCGAATTCGGCGGATGGGATCTGTTCCCAGACGATGCCTACGAATCGGCGAAACACGCCGAAGTTCTCGAATCACGACACCTCGACCTCGTCCGCGATGAGCTCGCCACGGTCAAACCCATGAAGGCCGTGTTCTACCCCGAATACGTCAAGCGCCTTCACGGTCCACACGTCAAAACGGGCTCGAACAAAGCCGACATGGTCGAACAGGTGCGACACGACATCCGCACCTTCGTCAAAGAAAAAGAATGCTCGCGCGCCGTCGCCGTCTGGTGCGGCTCGACCGAAGTTTACTTCCCGCCGACCGACGTCCACGCATCCATCGAGTCATTCGAAGCAGGCCTCTCGAAGAACGACCCCGCCATCTCGAACTCGCAGATCTACGCCTGGGCTTGCATGAAAGAACGCGTGCCGTTCGCCAACGGCGCACCCAATCTCACGGTCGACTTCCCCGCCGCCTGGGACCTCGCAAAGAAGAACGAAGTGCCCATCGCAGGCAAGGACTTCAAGACCGGACAAACCTTGATGAAGACCATCATCGCCCCCGGTCTCAAGGCCCGCATGCTCGGTTTGTCCGGGTGGTTCTCGACGAACATCCTCGGCAACCGCGATGGCGAAGTGCTCGACGACCCCGATTCTTTCAAGTCAAAAGAAGTCTCGAAGCTGGGCGTGCTCGAGTACATCCTTCAGCCGCACATCTACCAAGATCTCTACAGCAAGCTCTACCACAAGGTCCGCATCGAGTTTTACCCGCCCCGCGGTGACGCCAAGGAAGGCTGGGACAACATCGATCTCTTCGGATGGCTCGGCTATCCGATGCAAATCAAGATCAACTTCCTCTGCCGCGACTCGATCCTCGCCGCCCCCATCGTCCTCGACCTCGCGCTGCTCATGGACCTCGCGTCACGCGCGGGTTTTTCCGGCACGCAGGAATGGCTCAGCTTCTACTTCAAGAGCCCCATGACCGCGCCGAACCTGTACCCCGAGCACGATCTGTTCATCCAGTCGATGAAGCTCAAGAACACGATGCGCTGGATGATGGGCGAAGACCTCATCACGCACCTCGGCAACGAATACTACTGA
- a CDS encoding TMEM165/GDT1 family protein: MDWKLFASTFVAVFLAEMGDKTQIATMSLSGASSSRWSVFAGSAMALVATSAIAVLLGGVVARYVPAMWVKRAAGAVFILLGVFYLASTFVQTNPTNQ; the protein is encoded by the coding sequence ATGGACTGGAAGCTGTTCGCCTCGACGTTCGTTGCGGTGTTTCTCGCGGAAATGGGCGACAAGACGCAGATCGCGACGATGAGTTTGTCCGGGGCGAGCTCGTCTCGCTGGAGCGTGTTTGCAGGTTCGGCGATGGCCCTCGTTGCGACGAGCGCGATCGCGGTGCTGCTTGGTGGTGTTGTTGCTCGTTACGTGCCGGCGATGTGGGTCAAGCGTGCGGCGGGAGCGGTGTTCATTCTTCTCGGCGTGTTCTACTTGGCGAGCACGTTCGTTCAAACGAACCCTACGAATCAGTAG